One window from the genome of Maylandia zebra isolate NMK-2024a linkage group LG18, Mzebra_GT3a, whole genome shotgun sequence encodes:
- the ano8a gene encoding anoctamin-8 isoform X4 — protein sequence MQAAGTAAADADATVNSGSSSSAAAISDRDGAGERMERTVPSEQQQDRTNNQQQHQQTSSTPSGVLNKLFGKRLLQARHFIMSRKSWLKMVPTENCDILMTFPDTIDDHTLLWLLNQIRVGIPQVSIQVRQHKHTQANAFFITTTFENLLQGAEQMGMHKNVKPQFGGGMRRFSCEEDNIYENIESELCFFTSQERQSIIKYWLDNLRAKHGEVLHNIHFLEGQPIIPELIARGVIQQMFPLHEQRILNQLMTSWVQAVCERQPLDDICDYFGVKIAMYFSWLGFYTNSMLYPAVIGFLLWMLAEADQTSQDICCVVFALFNVVWATLFLERWKRREAELAYRWGTLDTPTESLEEPRPQFRGVKRCSPITGCEEFYYPPWKRALFRWLVSLPICLLCLCFVFLAMLLCLELQEVVMEIQELPSITRFIPKILLAMTVTVCDEVYKKIAYWLNDMENYRLQSAYENNLIIKMVFFEFINSYLSLFYIGFYLKDMERLKEMLATLLIFRQFLQNIKEVLQPYLYEQNKLGVFTPKVLWELLQAIVLKYGRLALGKAQASMTSYSFLSPRGIPVSHSANGNPEPKRRGDLKAGFRLTEEEWDMTDSAMKQRKVSFTEKVDYQDVTMDTQAADDSSLEDSPTLVEEGMDPSSIFDSCDEDSDCEVLPQQDTKDNTTSVCQRRRNVGEGNDDKKSWIDPPEEPKTVTLTQAEIESCMQTYEDTLQDYQEMFIQFGYVVLFSSAFPLAAMCALINNIIEIRSDALKLCTGLQRPFGQRVENIGQWQTAMEAMGLIAIIVNCYLIGQCGQLQRLFPWLSPEMTIISIVLLEKHELQAQQHFQQQLRRRREEEELQRHAELQAEARQESDCHKADTQHQHHHDKTQVSKPGDKPKRPSSLLGNNNVMKLKQIIPLQGKFSSGTSRSPAQSPTGGEAKLPGFLKFLKSPEVKKEPAVAVGATQGSTVTSSVPPSGQERSQSPNRTFSPGKLFSFSKSEGTVVCANGTQLTTQAANTQPSRVELNTSSEELPSNESDKAESKQLTDLESSNSKT from the exons ACACAATAGATGACCACACTCTGCTGTGGCTTCTTAATCAGATTCGGGTTGGAATCCCACAAGTCAGCATCCAGGTTCGACAGCATAAACACACCCAGGCAAACGCCTTCTTCATCACAACAACGTTTGAGAA CTTACTGCAAGGAGCGGAGCAGATGGGCATGCACAAGAACGTTAAACCACAGTTTGGTGGTGGCATGCGGCGCTTTTCCTGTGAGGAGGACAACATCTATGAGAACATTGAGAGCGAGCTCTGCTTTTTTACCTCTCAG GAGCGCCAGAGCATCATTAAGTACTGGCTCGATAACCTGCGAGCCAAGCACGGGGAGGTGCTTCACAACATTCACTTCCTGGAGGGACAGCCAATCA TTCCAGAGCTGATAGCTCGGGGGGTGATCCAGCAAATGTTTCCTCTTCATGAGCAGAGGATACTCAACCAGCTGATGACATCTTGGGTCCAGGCTGTATGTGAGAGGCAGCCCCTCG ATGACATCTGTGACTACTTTGGGGTGAAGATTGCCATGTATTTTTCTTGGCTGGGTTTCTACACCAACTCCATGCTTTATCCTGCTGTCATTGGTTTTCTCCTCTGGATGCTAGCAGAGGCTGACCAG ACCAGTCAGGATATCTGCTGTGTGGTTTTTGCCCTCTTCAACGTTGTGTGGGCGACTTTGTTTCTGGAGCGCTGGAAGAGGCGAGAGGCAGAGCTGGCTTACAGGTGGGGCACTCTGGATACCCCCACAGAGTCCTTAGAGGAGCCCAGACCTCAGTTCAGG GGAGTGAAGCGTTGCAGTCCTATAACTGGCTGTGAGGAGTTCTACTACCCACCCTGGAAGAGAGCTCTGTTCAGATGGCTGGTCAGCCTGCCCATCTGcctcctctgtctctgcttCGTCTTCCTTGCTATGCTCCTCTGCCTAGAACTGCAG GAAGTGGTGATGGAGATTCAGGAGCTGCCTAGTATTACAAGATTCATTCCGAAGATACTTCTGGCCATGACAGTAACTGTATGTGATGAAGTGTATAAGAAGATCGCCTACTGGCTCAATGACATGG AAAACTACAGACTCCAGAGTGCCTATGAGAATAATCTCATCATCAAGATGGTTTTT TTTGAATTCATCAATTCTTACCTTAGCCTTTTCTACATTGGATTCTACCTCAAGGACATGGAGAGACTAAAGGAG ATGCTAGCTACTCTACTGATTTTCCGCCAGTTCTTACAGAACATCAAAGAGGTCCTTCAGCCTTACCTGTATGAGCAAAACAAGCTCGGTGTGTTCACTCCAAAGGTGCTGTGGGAGCTTCTCCAAGCCATCGTGCTCAAATATGGCCGCCTGGCTCTGGGAAAGGCTCAAGCTTCAATGACATCCTATTCCTTTCTGAGTCCCAGAGGAATtcctgtgagtcacagtgcaaACGGTAACCCAGAGCCAAAGAGAAGAGGAGATCTGAAAGCAGGATTCAGGCTGACAGAGGAAGAGTGGGACATGACAGACAGTGCCATGAAGCAACGTAAAGTCAGCTTCACCGAGAAGGTCGACTACCAGGATGTCACAATGGACACGCAGGCAGCGGATGACAGCTCCCTAGAGGACAGTCCCACGCTGGTGGAGGAGGGCATGGATCCTTCCAGTATTTTTGATAGCTGCGATGAGGACAGTGATTGTGAAGTGCTGCCTCAA CAGGACACCAAAGACAATACCACCTCTGTCTGTCAGAGAAGAAGGAATGTGGGGGAGGGCAATGATGACAAGAAATCATGGATCGATCCACCAGAAGAGCCAAAAACTGTCACTCTGACCCAGGCCGAGATTGAGAGTTGTATGCAGACATACGAG GACACACTTCAGGACTACCAGGAGATGTTCATTCAGTTTGGCTATGTGGTGCTTTTCTCTTCTGCGTTTCCGCTGGCGGCCATGTGCGCCCTTATCAACAACATCATCGAAATACGCAGCGATGCCCTGAAGCTCTGTACCGGCCTGCAGAGACCGTTTGGGCAGAGGGTGGAGAACATAGGACAATGgcag ACTGCGATGGAGGCCATGGGCTTGATAGCCATTATAGTTAACTGCTACCTTATTGGTCAGTGCGGGCAGCTTCAACGTCTGTTCCCCTGGCTTAGTCCTGAAATGACCATCATCTCCATCGTCCTATTGGAG AAGCATGAGCTGCAGGCCCAACAACActtccagcagcagctcaggCGCCGGCGTGAAGAAGAAGAGCTTCAGCGTCATGCTGAGCTGCAGGCCGAAGCCCGTCAGGAGAGTGACTGCCATAAGGCAGACACCCAGCACCAGCATCACCATGACAAAACACAAGTAAGCAAGCCAGGGGACAAGCCCAAGAGACCAAGCTCTCTGCTGGGAAACAACAATGTGATGAAGCTTAAGCAGATCATTCCTCTTCAGGGGAAGTTCTCCTCCGGCACGTCACGCTCACCGGCTCAGTCCCCAACGGGAGGCGAAGCAAAGCTCCCGGGATTTCTGAAGTTCTTGAAGTCACCTGAGGTGAAAAAAGAGCCAGCAGTGGCAGTTGGAGCCACGCAGGGGTCAACAGTGACCTCTTCAGTTCCCCCTAGTGGCCAGGAGAGGTCACAATCCCCCAACCGGACATTCAGTCCTGGGAAACTGTTCAGCTTCAGCAAGTCAGAGGGTACTGTGGTGTGCGCAAATGGGACACAGCTGACCACCCAGGCTGCTAACACTCAACCCAGTAGGGTTGAGTTAAACACATCCTCAGAGGAATTACCCTCGAATGAGTCAGATAAAGCTGAATCGAAACAACTGACTGATTTAGAAAGCTCCAACTCAAAGACTTAA